The region GAGACAACAGTACATCTGTTGCTGTCCTTCATTGGTGCTCACTGCGCGCTGTTGGCTGGGTGACTTCTTtagtggactattttcagtccagtagtgacaatgtttaaaaacttcagtagCACTAATATGTCTGACCCGTTCAAATCAGCGCAGCACACATTAACTCACCTCCACCACGTTAGTACCACAGCAGTGCTAAGAACAATCCATCTCCCTAAAATCgcttgctctgtggtggccctgtggGGGTCTTTTCATAGTACAGGGTGAAAACGGAcccatgcagagcaacagatggactacagtctgtaaatgtagaactacagtgtgaATCTatatggccagtggagctgtgtaAATAGACAGTGAGTTTTACATGAAGGtcgttttaatgttgtggccgATCGTTGTACGTTTGACAGCTCAGCTTCAGTTCAGTAGAACTGCTTTTCCCGCTCTCTGGGAATTTCCCTTCCACGTGTCTGTTTGCACGAAATATAGGCGGGATCAAAACAAACGCGCTGATTGGTTGGAAAGTCACGTGACCCTCAGCTCTTAAAGGTCCCATTATATTGACGGTTCATTGTGCTGTACAGTACTATAACGCAGGGTAACCTATCTATAATGGATTAAATTTGGACAGATGGACTGAAAATTGACAGATTAATGTTGTGGTGACATAGTACCTCTTTTCTTATTTAGACATTCATCTCAGCATAGTGAAGTCTCCAGTGGAAGCATGAGTAAATAACTTCCCAGTGTTTCATATAAAGTAtaatatttaaagtgtattaTTAGAATGTAATTTGAGAACTGCTATCTTAATCATGCTAtaatctatatttatatctagCTCTGATTCTAATTAATATACTGGATTTAACTAATCAGAGAATTTACACTATAATCTTGAGTATAACTACTGGTGTTGGAACTGAGGTTTTGTATCTTTAATATAGGGGTCAAAAAATCTAACATCATGTGtgtattacatttttcacatttttcactgtGCTTTCTCTGCTCTGACACACTGTATTAGGAGCTTGGGAATTAATTCATGAGCTGAATTCTGTGCTATGATGTAGGTTAAACATAACAATTGGAATAAAGCATGGTACCCAGGACTGCACCTGGGAATGGCATTTATTTGCAAGAGGAATCCAGGCTGGGATTAACCAGGATttcaaatcattttaattttaggatgaaattaacattcacagcACAAAGGCCTGCCTCAAAAAAATATGTGACTGGTtgcttaggtttatgacataaaaACCCCAGATGTCTAAATCCATGTTTTTCAAACTGTAAATGAATTTGTAGGAAATGCTCAGCTATTTGGTCTGACTCCTTATTTTTCTCAGGATACATATTTCGGCATCTAAgccacaacacacagacactttaacAAGCTATTGTTCTATGAAAAACAACTGTTGCTGGCACTTTAAGACCGGAGCAGGCTGACGGCCGCTAGTAGGCGGGGACAGTGGGGGGTgatggagggaggagggaggagggagggagggaggctgACGTACATGAGTGCTTGCTGGAAGAGGTGAAGGACAGAATGAAAGCAGagcaggagaggagaggaacGGAGAGCTGACGTTACTCTAATCTGACTGGACATTAAGGACTTAAAAACAACACTGACCAGAGGTAGATCTCGCTTAACTACACACTTTATACAGATCGCCATCAGTGCGGTGTTTGCCTTTAATAGCTATAGACTTCGGCTTAGTGTAAGTCTCGGTAACACAAAATGCGAGGTCTGGTCGTTCGTGTTGGGTCTGTGGAGAGTGTAATGTGGATTTATATCGTCTTGCTGCTTGTGTTACGTGAGGTTTAAATCGCTGAAATTGTGTTATATTGTTGCCGACTTAAGATTTGGTGCAAATtttcagctccaccttaaatggcgtaAACCCAAATGCtgtacatttaaggtggaacggaaaagcTCAAGTACGAATGTACAGCTGGCTGCTGACACAGAAAGCCAGGACGATTTATCGACTACAATGCTTTGTATATTTAATGAGTGTTTTTAGTGTTTTAAAACTTAGTAAACCGACAGAACTAGGACAGATAGATAATTTTTACACTGAACTCAGGTGTCCAAACCGGTCGGAAGAGGAGGCGGTGTTGGGACAGTGTTGTTGTGTTTGGCAGTGATTCACAGCTGATGTTTCTTATATTTGTATTGGTTTTAAGACatcttatgtttttttaaagatagtTTTCCTGCTTCGCGTTCGCATAGTTAACTTAAACCGGACTTCAACAAATCAAGAAATCCGTCGAGTAACGTCAGTTAACGCTGAGCTCAACGCGAGCCGTTTTCGGAACAAAACCACTGCAGTTTTTATGTTTAACTTACTCAGTAAACGTCTAATGGGGTGTTTTCTTTTCCAGACAAGCTATAACATTAGATAAACCGGCTGTAAAAGTATTAATGTGGCGTTTGGATACCTTCAGCGAGGATATACTTTACGTCGTTGTGGTTAACACTTAACGTAAACCGTTCTGGCGACCGTAGAGACGTTGTCTAGACGTTGGGGTTTAATTAAGATTGTTTCAAAGTCAGAAGGGACCCGTGGAGTTTACTGTGCTTCTCCTCACCGAAGTCCGTTGGCACAAGTATGTAAGTTAGTATAAAAGCTTTTGGCTCAAACGATAGCATTTGCATTGCAAATGAAAACGCTTAGCCCTTGTAGAGGTGAGCTGATTGCGCCAGCGGTGTTTTAATAATGGAGTCAAAAGAACAAGTGACGTTTAACGCTTCTCTATTCTGTGTGAACCGAAGCACAGATAAACAGTAACGTACTGTGGACACGTTTTATATGTGACACGGCCTCGTTGATTTTACAAAGCTGTTgatctaaaaataattaaaatatcccATAAACTCGCAATACAAACAAATATCTGTTTGTGTAACCATTACAGATTAACACTGTTTATAGATTATTATCCAGTGCAAGGTGGTGTTCCACCAGGCAGGATTTTGCCAGATATATAAAGCCAAAAGTCAAGCTCTTCCACCTGTAAAAAGAGTTGAAAGACATTGGGGAATCTTATGTTGTCTTATCTTATTCCTACTCTACATTCCTCAACTTTGAGCTGAAGTTATCTCCCTTACTGAGAATTCCTGCTTTGTGGTGCAGCCACTTGATAACTCAAGTATCAAGTCAGGACTGTCCAATGGGAGAAGTGCTGAAGAACTTTCCGGTTAGACAGTCCTCAACTTTGGCTTATCTGGCTAAACTCAGAatccctgctttgtggaatacccctGGGTTTGGCTGAGCAATAAGATGTCATATTAAATGAAATGTGCTAGTGATGGAATTTGATAAATTGATATGATGACATTGGGATTTGCGGAAGAGTCAGGAACcaaatttgtttttttgcctAACCTGCAAGATGTTCAAAAGGGGTGGGAAGATTCTATATTTGTACTCCATTGGTGGTACACAACATTTATGAATAATAACACACTTATTACAAAGATAAAGGGCATCAAAGCGCTCAGGTGCCAAAGGCTTTAAGCTGAACTCGGTCACTGGGACAGGAAGCCTTCAAGGGTTTTCAGTGGcttttttggaatgttacttgaGCGTTCGACTTTGTGAACTACAGAAGTTGTGTGTACCAGTGAGTGTCTAACCTGCTGTGATGTACAAGTTGGACTAAAGTGGActaaaaattatttgttttgattattttcataGGTCTTTCTTGTCAGCTTTGCTTCTTTTGTTTAGATAAGCATTGTACTTACACCGATGGCATTGTTGAATGGTTTTGATGTGTAATATGAGTTtactataattttttttctgtttaagcATGAGTAAAACTTGTTTAATTCTGAGTCTGATTCATTTAGGACTAAATTGTGTGTCCTCATGAGTAATGTCATGTGTATGGCAGTAATATGTGAGTGTGcacgtgtgtttgttttgtgtttttttgtgccCAGAGCAGCAGAGGGAGCTGTGTATTGCTTAGCTTTGAGTTCAAACACTTGGTGCAATCTGAATGAAGTGGACTTGGCTTTGTCATAACTAAAGCTACTGCAAATGATAATACACACAGTCAGTGCCTactctgacaaaaaaaaatgtccagagaTCTCTATGTTGCTAGACCCTACACAGTTACAAATTTAAAGCCTCTATTTTCATGAGACGTGACATCATTTCATGATTGAGTACCTAGGAATAGAATAGTTCACTTAGCTTTGTGTTTGTATTCGTATTAACCTTACAGACTTGCTGTGGATGGTTCCTCTAGTATTGTGAAGTAACTGACTTGATATCATTGGCCTAATGGTGTCTGCTTATGTTCATGCACACTGAGATATAGCTTACATAGCCCATTCCTAACCAAAAACAGTGAAGAAAAgcttctgttttgtgtgtgtttatgtatgtatgtatgtatgtgtgtgtttttttctgtcttgtgCAGCTTAATTGTTATGTGGGGTTGACATGGTGGCATTTCGGGGACAAACAGTCTCAACTGCTGCATTCAGAATTGTCGTTATTCACAAAACCACACAGACTCCACCACAGAACACAGAGCGAGTAGGCGATACTGTTTCTGCTCGTGCCTTGCCAAACCACTAGAAGGTTAAATTTAGCAAACCCGTTGTCTAATCGCAGCCCCGATGTGTGGTTTCATCGCTGTTATTTATCTAAATCAGCACCGCGAGTGCCCACAGGCTAAGCTAATCATTGCTGTTATTATGCTTATAGCCGAAGTGTTGGTTATGGTTGGTAAGCATTTGGAGTTGGGCTTTGGTGCACGCCAAAGAAAGGCTTTGAATTTATGaaagtctgtgtttgtgtgtaagtggagatttgttttgctccatttttGGGACAAAAAATTGGATTGGATCTTTCTTAATCAAAAGCAAACAGGCAGCTACTTAATAATAACAGGAACAACAGAATAGGCCTCATAAGCTACATAACAGATCAaatctattgtttttttttaattaatgtggCTCTTACTTTTACAGCATAATTGTTATGTGGGTCTGCCTTTTTGGCACCAATGTGTGACATTTTGGTATAGTTCCATCACTGAGGTTTAAACAAAgtaattcagagtggtttgatgtgaaatggtttATTATAGAGTTCAGTATTTTTATACTGACAATGGCAGGAGTTCCAAATATAATTTCTTTAACTATCCAAAATGGACAGTTAACATTGTGCCACGGCTttgagaaaaatgtatatttcataTGTTTCATACATGTTATTCCTAACAATGGGATCAATTCTGGTTCAGGGCATTTACACCAAATTACACCGCAACCTTTTAAGCCCCTTTCATACATGCATGGTAGCCCAGAAATATTCCAGAGTTTTCTCAGAGGAGCTGTATATGTGAATGCTAACACCCTCATTATTTGTCCAGGACATCATGCTGACTTTATCCTGCTAGCCCCCTAGTAGAAACTAGAGAGAGGGTTAGTGCATGTGAGAAAGGAGGCACTAATGTTTAGGAATATTTCCGGCATGCGCTGCACAAATGCCACCCCAAGCCAGAGCACGCAGCACGTTTCCCGCTGTTAGAGCCTGACATAGAAAACCTCCTGCTGTAAGCTGCATGTGTAACAGTGGATTTGTTCTTTAAAGTGTACGTTAGATCTACAGTTAGGCCTAGAAATTGCTTTTTAACTATTTGTAGTTACTCATTTATGATACATAATGAACACATGTATAGCCAAACATGTGACAAggtataaaaatgaatgtgaatggATGTTTCTGAACGTTTTATTGAGTTAAAGTGACTGTAGTTCTGTTGTCAAtggatgttgatgatgatgttgatgattataTTTTATGTGTCTGCAGGTGGCTTGAGCGTGAGGCACTGTTCAtggatgaagaggaggatgatGTACTTGTAATGGATACGTACAGTTGGCGTCCCCCAATCAGGGAGATAAAGCAGGAAGAGCGTGGCACTCAAACTCCGGGGCGGTCGTTGGCACAATCCAACGGCATGCTGCCCTGCGGAGTGTCTGAAGAACCGAGACACCTCTTCTACGGTAAGTGTGAATGAACTTCCTCTGAGGCCAGAAGTCCAGTAGGGTACAATAGACCTCACTCTCTCAGGATGGGTAGGAATTCTTTGACTCCGGTCCCTAGCCAACCTGAGCATTTGTTTGTTAACGTATAGTGACACAAAAAAAGTGATGGTTGTCTTTAAATGCCTTGGATGAATCACATGCTGTATTTCACTTATTGCAGCCTCGTAGCATCATGTAATTGTGGAAGTCTTGAAAAACAGGTGGAAAAGGTAATGGCTGAATAGAGGAAGAAAATCTGATGTTGAAAATGAAACGTCTTGTACTTGATGGCTGCTTTGacttaaaattaaatgaatgaagaatgGAGTCTCAATTTTGTACAGTTTTTGTACCTGTTGGACTCTCTCCTCTGCCTGCCAGCGGTGTCTGATACTTCTGACCTCTGCAGCTTTTATTAACTGTGTGTTTACTTAGTTTCTTTGCAATTCAAATGAACGAATTCAAGGGTTGTTCTAATGGCAGATTGCCCAGTAATGGATACACAGCTACTGTTAGATCTTGAACGTGAGTGCCGGCACGTCTGCATATGTTTACAATTGGCCTCTCTGGTTACTTTATTTAGTTGCATTGCCTTAATGTCAGGAAATATTTAGTACATTTGTAGATATGTTGCAATTACTcataaaatgaaatctgcaatGACTATTGActgatgaaaatgtttttttaattactacAGTAGCTAATACATTTGAGATGAAAAATCTGAAGGTCTCACTAAGTCATCACATATATGGGTTAGTCTTGACATCACTAACCATCACCAAGAAGCATGAGTAAACAAGTCAATCTGTGTCAGACTGCTTCTTCAAGGTTCAAAGTTCTTCAAGGTCAACATTTCCTTACTTCAAGTCGTCCCAAGCAGGAACTTCCTTTTCAAATTCTGTGACGCAAAGCTAGAACTTTATGACTCATTTCTTCTTATGCTGAGATTTCTCCTGTCGTgcaaaaatgaatgtgtttaattttttcGTTCCCTGCAGTCTgctgttgattatttttaaaacttcacagcTTGAGGTTTAGAAAACCACAACAAACGGGAAACTTTCTGAAGACTGATTTATTGACGCCTTAAGCACTTGCTAAAAAAATGTCAATCTGGCCAGCGACTGGTCATTTGCTTGGACTCAACATGCAGCACTCTTCAACTCTCAACTCTCTGTTCTCCTTTCCTCATACCCAGGCTATTCTTATTGTCCCAAGAATGAGGTTTTCTTGTAGTTCCCAAGTTTATTAACACTATTGATTGCACTTTCAATTCTGGTGACTGATGTAGTGACCATACACCATCGTTGTGTAGTGGTTGTGAATCTTctgctgtgctgtttttgttgtatttgtgtGGTTACCCTTGTGTTTTCTCTCATTAGGTAGTGCAGGATTACTATTATTGACACAGTCTGGCCGTTCTGATCACTTGGAGGAAGCCATGCTTCAGGAGGATCATCATGCCATGGAGCCTCTGAGACAAAACGGACACAGCATCGAGGCTCGTATCGGTCAGAAGCTCCAGCTGATTGGAGATCAGTTCTATCAAGACCACATGCTGGTGAGTCAGTTAATTTTCACAGTCTCTCACTGTTTCAAGCGAGCTTGGGTGATCTCAGATATTCAGCTTCACATTATTATGAGTAAGTGTGCgaaatatagaaatatttgACCGTACTATGATTTCGGAATCATTTTTAGTCCCTTTTTAAAGAGCCATACATCAACAACTCCTTTGATAATATGTGATATATCACAGTCGTATATATACACGAGTATTTCATCTCAAATCTAGGCCCAAAACTTAGTGTGTTCAATTATATTTTAACAGTTCATTTAAAGGTTTTTCTTATTTGTAAAAAGtgacattttccacatattttcCACAAGCTAACATAGTTCCTTGTGGTCTTTGTCAAAGtaacacaaggatcaaacaacaccgGATCATTCTTCCCCTATCTAGGTGGCCTGGGTCAGAATGtcctgtttatgtgtgtgttcctttTAATGACACGTCACACACATCTCACAAGAAAGCAGAACCAAGTGAGGCACTAGGAAGCTCTTCCTTTAGCTGTTTTAGCTGTGTTCTCTTCATTGTCCCTGCTTATTTTTTGGCACAttgcttgtttttctcattttttcagctttttttttgttcttaatTTTTGTTATCTCTACAGTCTTGTTGTTTCTGTTATACACAGTTTAATCCTgcctttgcactctcacataaatttGGGTCTGGCAAACTGATTACAATACTCAGGATGAAATGACGGTACAGTTTCTCGACTTGACGTCAGAAGGAGAGTAAAAGCTGATCTGATTCATTTTAAGCCATGTTTTCTGATTATAGCAGCTTACAAAAACGGATGGggttgttttgtttcacagtttgtgggttggcaGTCACTCCAAGTACACAAATATATGTGAGGATGCACTGCAAAAAAAGATTTTCCTATTAGAtattaagttttaaagcatttttgtgtaaagtaTTCAAAATTATtgaaacattctcctgctctttgcCACTTAGaagtattattaataatgaCAATTGTGCATTGAAAAATATGTTCCCTGTTCTGTATTTGTTATGGCCAGACCTTTTCTTGTTTaatcctcctccttctctctctctctgtctctctctctctctctctctctctctctctctctctctctctctctctctctcatatacacacacacgccactcactcaccctgtcctTTTAGTTTCCTGTTTATTGCTCTCTtacccttgtgtgtgtgtgtgagtgagtttgcgCGCATGCATGCCAGTAACACTCCTGTTGCCCTTTCTAGGGGGAGGAGTTGATGCAGCACATAGCAATGACCAGCCAGGATTTTTGTCACTGATTTGTGTGACAGCGCACAAAGTGTTACCTCCCTTGAGCTCGTGGATGTCCGTCTCTGGGCAAGAACAATGGCTCTTTGTTCTGCTCTGTTTCAACAGCAAACCAGATAGCATTAATCATACATTGTTGGCTGCTGCCTTGGCTAGCATGAGGCACACTTGGAAAAGAGGTGCTATAGGTGataatttgagagagagagagatagagagagagatttacacAACCCCTGTACACACAATATCTGGctaatattgtaaaaaaaaactgtatagtgttgtagttATTGTGTTATTAATAGATAACAAGAATCATCTGAAATTACATTATATTCCGTAAAATATAGAACCCTTCCTGTCTTTCAAgcagtttattttaatttggtCTTCAGAAACTGACAGTGACCAGCAGTTAGAACTGCATTAAATGTACACTTCTGTACTGTTTTGTAAGTTTTCTAGGCTCAGATGTTTCTAAGCGACTCAGTAAAATACTCAGGAACAACGGGTTCATTCATCAAACAACAGTGCATTGTTTtgcaacatatatatatatatagtcaccCAAAGACAACATTGTTTGTCAACCTATTACTTGTGTAAACTCTAGCATCTACTAGCACCACTGCTATTGGATATTGGTTCTTTCATTACGCTAGTCGCCAAATATGTCCAATGCTGTTTCGACCCCTATGATCATTCCTTCACACATCAGCAGTCATCTTTTACCATTACTCTGAAAAAGCAAGAAGTGGCCAGGCTAGGTAAATAGAGTGGTAAGCCAAAGCTTGGCACAGGCGCTCTGGTGGTAAGGGAGACTCCAGTAAAGTCTTAAACGGCATCGAGAGCATCCACAAGAGACGACCAAATAAGAGGCTTCCTACTCCCCACCCACcctacacctacacacacacacacacacacactacactcacatgcacacagtcCACAAGTAAGGAGAAGCCTCAGGCCAATAATGCTACAGCCAGTGTGGTGCCAACTGCATTTTCCCAGTGAGATAATAAGATACTATTTTAGCTCCCCATCACCGGGAAGAGTAGTACTGCCAGAggtttttgagactctttgtgTTTTAGGGAGCTCTGCTCCCTCTCATTTAAGGAGATACTACTTTTCCTTTCCTCCCTATTTTTGCACAACTTTGCTTTTTGTGCCCAAAAAGGATTGCTACTTAGACATGAGGAATAGTTTTAAAGTAACAGAATTTCCCACTTAACCCAAATGTAGTCTTTCAGCCAGGACTTGTCAATGTTTGATATCTGAAGTTTGCTTGTTTAGCTCTGCACTGGAGATAGCAGCCTAAGGTGTCTAACAAGTAGTAGAAGGTTATTGTTGGAATTCCCTTAATTCTCAAGCTCGTGCTTAGTTATTGAATCATATTACCTAATTTGGCAACAACTTTCTGCCATAATTCACTGTTTTTACAGACTCTAGTAGTTTTATCTAGAGATGTAAACACAACATCACGCTCACACTCTTCTGTGTCCAATGCCAATCATATCCCTGACACTATttctcagcaaattaagagattttaataaaaaaaaaaaacatcaaaactacactgcgatattgtaataaaaacacacacacacacacacacacatatatatatataaatatatatatacaccaccccACACTAGTGATATACTAGTACACTAGAATATCACCctacacatttatctccctcccaaaTATATAAGGAAGTAGTAGCGTTTTAACTTAATTCTTaggattatattttttaaattgatagACAGTACTAATATGAATAAAATTCTAACGTGTTGATCTTACACAGactcatttattttacatttaattatctGTTATTAAAATCTTCAGGGTCAAATTGTAGGATTAATTGCTTTGCTATAATACAGGCTTTGTGATGGCCTACTGTTCCTAGTCGTAAAAATGCaccatctttatttttaagtattatGTTGTCATAGCGTCAAGGAATTGTGGCACATACAGGATCCATATGGGTATCATGCAGGTATAGTAGTATATTAACCATTGCTAGAAGCTTACCTAATTGGCATGAGGTATGTTAGTCTGGAATTGATCTCTGGAGATGTTTAGTGTTTCTGAGTGGATGAATGATCCTAAAGTGAGACAAACTCAGAGCTATTAGAGTGGTTTTAGAGTGCTCTTCCTCCTCTCCTTGCTGCCATTTTTGGCAGTGTGATTATATTGTGTAATTTACTCCTTAATGTTGAGTTAAGTAGGCCACCTCAGGCTGTTGTCaactcaactttttttttccagtttctcttccttgtttgtctctgtcttttgtgtgtgtgtttttttttttcatttaattttgtttaatgcATGCTATATGATAGCCACTTTGTGCCTGATAGGAACTATTGAATCATAACAGACAGACCCATTGCCCGGCCAGAACAACATAGTCACACACTATTCATTTTaccattgttcattttatcagctccatttaccATATAGGttcactgtgtagttctacaaatacagacCCTAGTCCTTTTGTCGCCCTGCTACCCTGTTCTTTAGCAGTCAGAACCATCACAGCACTACCACAGAGTTGGACGAGAGCCTGTAGTTGTAGAACAATAAAAAGGGCACCTacatgatcagtggagctgataaaattgacaaAGACTCTATTCCAATGTGTGGCTGGCCAGGCAGCGTAGTTCCCAGTGGACAGGCTgacacagtgaaaacaatgattttgttttttaaattatatggtATGATGAATCATGATTATATGACTAGGGGCATGAACTTACAATGATGCTATAAAACATCAAATTCAAGTTCAGGATGACTCCGATGTCATCATGGGAGGTGAAAGCCTTCAGgtgttgttaaaaaaaacattcataagGTTAGGGTTACATTTGGTTTCATGTTTAGGCCTTTCATTTTGGTTCCTGAAACTTTGGTCCTGAAAGGCCTTAACCCAACCCCAACGCCCTGACTCAAATCAAACTCATCACTTAATTGCTAGGGGTTGTTTTGAAGGTGTTTGAGATCGGGGAAGACTCAAAACTACTGGACTCTGGACCTCCCAGACTGAAGCTGGTGTGCATTCTGGTGGTTTTGTGATtcagtctctctgtgttttgtcttgGATGATTGTGAtgttgagtgtgtatgtgtgaggggaAGGT is a window of Hoplias malabaricus isolate fHopMal1 chromosome 1, fHopMal1.hap1, whole genome shotgun sequence DNA encoding:
- the bmf1 gene encoding BCL2 modifying factor 1, coding for MDEEEDDVLVMDTYSWRPPIREIKQEERGTQTPGRSLAQSNGMLPCGVSEEPRHLFYGSAGLLLLTQSGRSDHLEEAMLQEDHHAMEPLRQNGHSIEARIGQKLQLIGDQFYQDHMLQHRNQRNQQPFWLRLASALYTLLFEREPVAHGRRVVRR